A section of the Candidatus Eisenbacteria bacterium genome encodes:
- a CDS encoding class II fructose-bisphosphate aldolase: MEAKSIQELESQLQGILEVQGGKVRVLDEGALRSRGAELLARAGALSADEATRDHARALARKAAAAIGVYPASIQDLYAARGKGEVRPFTAPAINVRTLTFATASATFRAARKLDAGAFLFEIARSEMAYTFQRPAEYTASILCAAMKEGWKGAVFIQGDHFQANAKKYAANPQGEIDEVKKLCVEAIAAGFYNIDVDTSTLVDLALPTVRDQQRVNGERCAEITAHIRSLEPEGTTISVGGEIGEVGSKNSDEHELRAFMDEYLAALGRRGVKRGISKISIQTGTSHGGVPLPDGSVADVKLDFDTLGKLSRLAREEYGLGGAVQHGASTLPSEVFNRFPELETVEIHLATEFQNMVYDNPAFPKALKAEMYEWLRANAADERKPADTDEQFFYKTRKKALGPFKAKLWDLPAGSLGPIADALQQKFEYLFGKLALNGTAPMVAKHVKPPKAESKAAALAGKAGRAEDDLEGE; encoded by the coding sequence GGGCGGCAAGGTGCGCGTCCTGGACGAGGGCGCCCTGCGCTCCCGCGGCGCCGAGCTGCTGGCCCGCGCCGGCGCGCTGTCGGCCGACGAGGCCACCCGGGACCACGCGCGCGCCCTGGCCCGCAAGGCCGCGGCCGCGATCGGCGTCTACCCGGCCAGCATCCAGGACCTGTACGCGGCCCGCGGCAAGGGGGAGGTTCGCCCCTTCACCGCGCCGGCCATCAACGTGCGCACCCTCACCTTCGCCACCGCTTCGGCCACCTTTCGCGCGGCCCGCAAGCTCGACGCCGGCGCCTTCCTCTTCGAGATCGCCCGCTCCGAGATGGCCTACACGTTCCAGCGGCCCGCCGAGTACACCGCCAGCATCCTGTGCGCGGCCATGAAGGAGGGCTGGAAGGGCGCCGTGTTCATCCAGGGCGACCATTTCCAGGCCAACGCGAAGAAGTACGCCGCCAACCCGCAGGGCGAGATCGACGAGGTGAAGAAGCTGTGCGTCGAGGCCATCGCCGCCGGTTTCTACAACATCGACGTGGACACTTCCACCCTGGTGGACCTGGCTCTGCCCACGGTGCGCGACCAGCAGCGGGTGAACGGCGAGCGTTGCGCCGAGATCACCGCCCACATCCGTTCCCTGGAGCCCGAAGGCACCACCATCTCGGTGGGCGGGGAGATCGGCGAGGTGGGCTCCAAGAACAGCGACGAGCACGAGCTGCGGGCGTTCATGGACGAGTACCTGGCCGCGCTGGGCAGGCGCGGCGTGAAGCGTGGCATCAGCAAGATCTCGATCCAGACCGGCACTTCGCACGGTGGCGTGCCGCTGCCGGACGGCTCGGTGGCCGACGTGAAGCTGGACTTCGACACCCTGGGCAAGCTCTCGAGACTGGCCCGCGAGGAGTACGGGCTGGGCGGTGCGGTGCAGCATGGCGCCAGCACGCTGCCCTCCGAGGTGTTCAACCGCTTCCCGGAACTGGAGACGGTGGAGATCCACCTGGCCACCGAGTTCCAGAACATGGTCTACGACAACCCGGCCTTCCCGAAGGCGCTCAAGGCGGAGATGTACGAGTGGCTGCGCGCCAACGCCGCCGACGAGCGCAAGCCCGCGGACACCGACGAGCAGTTCTTCTACAAGACGCGCAAGAAAGCTCTCGGACCGTTCAAGGCGAAGCTGTGGGACCTCCCCGCCGGCTCGCTGGGCCCCATCGCCGACGCGCTGCAGCAGAAGTTCGAGTACCTGTTCGGCAAGCTGGCGCTGAATGGGACCGCCCCCATGGTGGCGAAGCACGTGAAACCCCCGAAGGCGGAGTCGAAGGCGGCGGCCCTGGCCGGCAAGGCCGGGCGCGCGGAGGACGACCTGGAGGGTGAATGA
- the fbp gene encoding class 1 fructose-bisphosphatase encodes MSHTGGDAPPPHSFTLGRFIMEQERRHPGATGEFSSLLLDFTLAAKIITREVTKAGLVNILGFTGSENVHGEQVRKLDVFAHDTIYRTLDHTGQLCAMTSEEEEGILQIPSKYPRGKYVLNYDPLDGSSNIDANGAIGSIFSVHRRVTRRGHGTLEDVLQPGSRQVAAGYVLWGASVMLVYTDGHGVHGFTYDPSVGEFLLSHENIRIPERGAIYSCNEGNYNRWDDNLRRYVDHVKCEDAATGRPYSARYVGSLVADFHRNLLYGGIYLYPGDRKNPEGKLRLLYEASPLAWVVEEAGGAATDGRIRILDIQPTQLHQRTPLILGSRLDVEEVMAFLEGRR; translated from the coding sequence ATGAGCCATACGGGCGGTGACGCGCCTCCTCCCCACAGCTTTACGCTGGGGCGATTCATCATGGAGCAGGAGCGCCGGCACCCCGGCGCCACGGGCGAGTTCTCGTCCCTGCTGCTGGACTTCACGCTGGCGGCCAAGATCATCACCCGCGAGGTGACCAAGGCCGGGCTGGTGAATATCCTCGGCTTCACCGGCAGCGAAAACGTGCACGGCGAGCAGGTCCGCAAGCTGGACGTGTTCGCGCACGACACCATCTACAGGACGCTGGACCACACGGGCCAGCTGTGCGCCATGACCAGCGAGGAGGAGGAGGGGATCCTCCAGATCCCCTCCAAGTACCCGCGCGGGAAGTACGTGCTGAACTACGACCCGCTGGATGGCTCCTCGAACATCGACGCCAACGGGGCGATCGGGTCGATATTCTCCGTCCACCGGCGCGTCACCCGCCGCGGGCACGGCACCCTGGAAGACGTCCTTCAGCCCGGCTCGCGCCAGGTGGCCGCGGGCTACGTGCTGTGGGGCGCCAGCGTGATGCTGGTGTACACCGACGGCCACGGCGTCCACGGCTTCACCTATGACCCCAGCGTGGGGGAGTTCCTGCTCTCGCACGAGAACATCCGGATTCCCGAGCGCGGCGCCATCTACAGCTGCAATGAAGGCAACTACAACCGCTGGGACGACAACCTGCGGCGCTACGTGGACCACGTGAAGTGCGAGGACGCCGCCACCGGCCGGCCCTACAGCGCGCGTTACGTGGGCTCCCTGGTGGCCGACTTTCACCGCAACCTTCTGTATGGCGGGATCTACCTGTACCCGGGCGACCGGAAGAATCCCGAGGGCAAGCTGCGGCTGCTCTACGAGGCGAGCCCGCTGGCGTGGGTGGTGGAGGAGGCCGGCGGCGCCGCCACCGACGGGAGGATCCGCATCCTCGACATTCAGCCCACCCAGCTGCACCAGCGCACCCCGCTGATCCTGGGCAGCCGGCTGGACGTGGAGGAAGTGATGGCGTTCCTGGAGGGACGGCGGTAA